A window of the Anoplolepis gracilipes chromosome 11, ASM4749672v1, whole genome shotgun sequence genome harbors these coding sequences:
- the LOC140671193 gene encoding LOW QUALITY PROTEIN: uncharacterized protein (The sequence of the model RefSeq protein was modified relative to this genomic sequence to represent the inferred CDS: substituted 1 base at 1 genomic stop codon) has translation MSCTHYXTMDSRRDRLHLDFKYPHSCYTTCHTSTIRNPCPKVCNKSYKENYSNWKSSDLSRNDNETYKEGRGDPPFPDSSVQMARIANAYTTRHRELTPTVSIEKMQICLKLLEDSNAALHLRNRDLSAENKNLTKRLEKDAIKIEKLQENMSLLQNKLSDEKMKLTDVLAKQTKISLEDKSTSSRDIVSKTDCELQIWETCKDCHGKLDGCQRESPTVTITKSEFELLEKDMQTLRDAVIVREEAWDKAIEREQNFRQQLARLTAETITTRHLCETREDELCAVTKALTEKESELKVMQKETLYLNKLIAKLHRYQKELEEHADGGVSSNISEKDQKCIEEIVQRVRSSKGKSKIKFKYTSDKYSHSNSSSSRESKNRTDQAGSLEDRQN, from the exons ATGTCGTGCACTCATTATTGAACAATGGATTCGCGACGAGATAGATTGCACTTAGACTTTAAATATCCTCACAGCTGTTATACGACCTGCCATACATCTACTATCAGAAATCCTTGTCCCAAAGTTTGCAATA AAAGttataaagagaattattCGAATTGGAAATCGTCTGATTTGAGTAGAAATGATAACGAGACATATAAAGAAG GCAGGGGCGATCCGCCGTTTCCAGATTCGAGCGTACAAATGGCGAGAATTGCAAACGCATACACGACGAGGCATCGTGAATTGACGCCGACGGTCTCGATTGAGAAGATGCAGATTTGCCTAAAGTTGCTGGAAGACAGCAATGCGGCGTTGCATCTCAGAAATCGCGATCTCAGTGCGGAAAACAAGAACTTAACGAAGCG GCTCGAAAAGGACGcaattaaaatagagaaacTGCAAGAAAATATgtcattattacaaaataaacttAGTGATGAGAAAATGAAGTTAACCGATGTGTTAGCAAAACAAACG AAAATCTCTCTGGAAGATAAATCCACCTCATCGAGGGATATCGTTTCTAAAACAGATTGCGAGTTACAAATTTGGGAAACTTGCAAAGATTGCCACGGGAAATTGGATGGATGCCAAAGGGAATCACCTACGGTCACTATCACGAA ATCAGAATTTGAGTTATTAGAGAAGGATATGCAAACTTTGAGGGATGCAGTAATTGTCCGAGAAGAAGCTTGGGATAAAGCAATAGAACGCGAGCAGAATTTCCGGCAGCAATTAGCACGACTAACCGCGGAGACGATCACCACACGTCATCTTTGCGAAACTCGTGAGGACGAACTTTGCGCGGTTACAAAAGCTTTGACG gaGAAAGAGTCGGAACTAAAGGTGATGCAGAAAGAAACATTGtatctaaacaaattaattgcaaaattgcaTCGATATCAGAA AGAACTCGAAGAGCACGCGGACGGCGGTGTAAGTTCTAACATTAGCGAAAAGGATCAAAAATGCATTGAGGAGATTGTACAGCGCGTACGAAGCTCTAAGGgtaaatcgaaaataaaattcaaatacacTTCGGACAAATATTCACATTCGAATTCAAGCAGCTCTCGCGAAAGTAAAAATAGAACGGATCAAGCAGGTTCCTTGGAAGACCGGCAAAATTAA